The region gtaGGTTTGTGAAAAAAGTTAACATAAAATATTCGTATTTACATTTAAATcggctaattattaaaaatttgaacttgacatgtagaatatttgaattatattttaaatgagaGTAGCCCTCTTTTTAATGAGCTGCCAGCCCTAAAAatgtagttaaaattatatttttttaatgtagtaATGACGACAAATGAGCTGCCAGCCCTAAAAATTTATTGGGATGGTACAATATTATCGACTCCGGGTGGAGTTGATTATGTTTCCGGTAAATCAGAACTGGTTGAGCTGACGAGTGTAGTGAATTTTGCACAACTACAAGTCGTAATTAGAAGGGTAATTGGGCTGAAGGATGGTGACGAGATAGTGAAGATTTATCTACGAGTGCCTCGGTTCGATGAACATggaagatttcaaaaatatgatgGTTTTCCTATGGAGACAGATGTTCATATGCAAGCAATGTGGCGTAATGTGCACTTATCGAAATCGTTGGATCAATTCTACTGAAATTCCATTTGTTCCTAACAGACAGTGGATGAGGAAGAAGGGTAGGCCGGTTGAGAGTAGGCGTAGGAATGAAATGGACCAGACATTTAGGGACAGGCGGAATAGCAACTATTGTAGAAGATGTCTTACATATGGTCATAACCTTAGTTCATGTCCTTTTAGAGTTCAGTGATGTGAGAATTTCTGTTTCCATTTATCATGTACTAAGGATGTTGTAATTCCATTTGTGttctattaaaattgaaaatctggCAGCTCATtctattttgtgtttgtttagttatttagtttaaataacaAACTCTTGTAACACTTTTACTTGACCGTTTAATTGatgaagttatttttatttaattgtttcatATTATTTGTGAACAagtgtttgatattattatgatttaattgtttaataatttgTATTGAACAAATTGCAGCCATGGCAGCTGCTCACGATCACATGCAGCCAGGTCCTGAAAGACCGGCGCTACTTTTTTTACAGCATGACCATATCTCTCAGGATGTCTGGGATGGCACGGTAACTTACGTTTGCATCTTATTTTTTGTCAACAGTTACGTGTGTGGGACGACCGGCTCTCACTACATTCGTGTGTGGGACGACCGGCTCCGGTTTGTAATTTCAGGACAGCCCCTACAGGACCCACCTCATTATCATTCCGagtatatggattggtttcggtaTGTCACGCGTCGCTGGATCACACGACAGGGCGCTGAGCTCGGAGCAcaggtatttttttaaattatatgtttttcaattaattaatcaataaattgtgggttaattttctactttttttaacgtattatatctttatttgcAGGCCGATTTTGTGGAGCGTGTACGTAGGGATGCTCCTGTTGACACTGAGCTTCGGCGGTTCGCAGCCAGCACACAGAGAGGCACTAGAGAGGACCGCCGTGATGTTACATCGCCCCCTATCGAGCCTTCTATACCGCCGCATCGACTACCAGTCATACCTGACGCGCTGATAGATCCGACTACACTGCGACATCGACGGCGAGAGCGGCGTCACCCCCCTGCACCACCTCAGCGTCCGACCGATCCTATGCCTCTCCCAGTGGTTTTTCATCCTTTCAGAGGGCATTACTATTACGCGGGGTCCAGCTCTGCACCGCCACCCTTTTCATCGggtcctccttcttcttctggCCAGTTTTACGGGGATTCGGCACATCACTATTTTCAGGGGTCGTGTTCATATCCAGTGCCACCAGGACCTTCTTCGCCTTTTGTTCCACCGCCGCCTGCTTATGTACCACCTACGGTGCCTCCTTTTCAGGTGTAGTGGGATCAGCCTACACAGGGTACACAGGACTTTCCAGCTTCACAGGGACTTCCACAGACACCTGGGACTACAGACTTTCTGTCATATGGTAGCAGTTGGTTAGGTCTAGACAGCATGGAGGCGATGATGTTCCGCCAACAAGGAGAATTTGTTACCCCGCCACCAGCAACGACGAGTACGGCCATTCCCCAGGACCAGCAGGGTGACAACGGAGCCGACGACGAGG is a window of Mercurialis annua linkage group LG2, ddMerAnnu1.2, whole genome shotgun sequence DNA encoding:
- the LOC126669930 gene encoding uncharacterized protein LOC126669930, whose product is MTTNELPALKIYWDGTILSTPGGVDYVSGKSELVELTSVVNFAQLQVVIRRVIGLKDGDEIVKIYLRVPRFDEHGRFQKYDGFPMETDVHMQAIQWMRKKGRPVESRRRNEMDQTFRDRRNSNYCRRCLTYAMAAAHDHMQPGPERPALLFLQHDHISQDVWDGTVTYVCILFFVNSYVCGTTGSHYIRVWDDRLRFVISGQPLQDPPHYHSEYMDWFRYVTRRWITRQGAELGAQADFVERVRRDAPVDTELRRFAASTQRGTREDRRDVTSPPIEPSIPPHRLPVIPDALIDPTTLRHRRRERRHPPAPPQRPTDPMPLPVVFHPFRGHYYYAGSSSAPPPFSSGPPSSSGQFYGDSAHHYFQGSCSYPVPPGPSSPFVPPPPAYVPPTVPPFQV